The following coding sequences are from one SAR116 cluster alpha proteobacterium HIMB100 window:
- a CDS encoding ABC-type dipeptide/oligopeptide/nickel transport system, permease component (PFAM: Binding-protein-dependent transport system inner membrane component) codes for MSSSDENYSATAEVALIRQKRSAVQLIWRAVRGAPVSALFGMVVIFAYLIVAVFAPLIAPYGEAEIFEVPFAPWSDEFLLGTDQLGRDIYTRLIYGARNTIGIAVATAALGFFLGGSLGLIAAINRSWLDQGLSRFVDVLMAIPSLIFALMLLSIFGPSAVNLIIIIAVLDATRVFRLTRAVALNVVVMDYIEVARLRGEGLGYIMRREILPNIMPPLVAEFGLRFCFVFLTIASLSFLGVGIQPPTADWGTMVRENASLIQFAEYDITAAITPLLPAAAIALLTVAVNFVVDWFLHKTSGIRDEA; via the coding sequence ATGTCCTCATCAGACGAAAATTATTCCGCCACAGCAGAAGTGGCTCTCATCCGTCAGAAACGGTCTGCTGTACAGCTGATCTGGCGGGCGGTGCGGGGGGCGCCTGTGTCTGCCCTGTTCGGGATGGTGGTGATTTTTGCGTATCTGATTGTGGCGGTGTTTGCCCCGCTGATTGCCCCTTACGGCGAGGCAGAGATTTTTGAAGTGCCTTTTGCCCCCTGGTCTGATGAATTTCTGCTTGGCACGGACCAGCTGGGCCGTGATATCTATACCCGGCTGATTTATGGCGCGCGCAACACCATCGGCATTGCGGTGGCCACGGCGGCACTTGGTTTTTTTCTGGGCGGCTCTCTGGGTCTGATTGCGGCCATTAACCGGTCCTGGCTTGATCAGGGGCTCAGCCGGTTTGTGGATGTGCTGATGGCGATCCCGTCGCTGATTTTTGCGCTGATGCTGTTGTCTATTTTTGGGCCGTCTGCGGTGAATCTCATTATTATTATTGCGGTTCTGGATGCGACCCGTGTATTTCGTCTGACCCGGGCGGTGGCCTTGAATGTGGTGGTGATGGATTATATCGAGGTCGCCCGCCTGCGCGGCGAGGGGCTGGGCTATATTATGCGCCGCGAAATTCTGCCGAACATTATGCCGCCTCTGGTTGCTGAATTTGGTCTGCGGTTCTGTTTTGTGTTTCTGACCATTGCCTCCTTATCGTTTCTGGGGGTGGGGATTCAGCCGCCAACGGCAGATTGGGGCACGATGGTGCGCGAAAATGCCAGCCTGATTCAATTTGCGGAATATGACATCACAGCTGCGATTACGCCATTGCTGCCTGCGGCGGCGATTGCGCTGCTGACTGTGGCGGTGAATTTTGTGGTGGATTGGTTCCTGCATAAAACAAGTGGAATTCGTGATGAAGCCTGA
- a CDS encoding ATPase component of various ABC-type transport systems with duplicated ATPase domain (PFAM: ABC transporter; Oligopeptide/dipeptide transporter, C-terminal region) codes for MKPDQTKSRDVLLSITDICIEGYSDDKWHQIVKGVSLELRRGEVLGLIGESGAGKSTLGLAAMGFARPGCRITSGQISFDGQDLLSLSEAERRALRGGRIAYVAQSAAASFNPAHRLLDQTIEATLRSTNSSAADAHKDAVQLYDTLQLPSPQTIGDRFTHQVSGGQLQRVMTAMAMSPRPDLIIFDEPTTALDVTTQVEVLAAIRDIVARFNTAAIYITHDLAVVAQMADKIKVLRYGQTIEDAPTRQMLTAPQQPYTKSLWAVRSIQRDQRAADDIILSMQGIDARYGRGDKVLDNVSINLPRGRTVAVVGESGSGKSTAARVITGLLPQESGQVSFKGQQLPAALKQRSRAQLQQIQMIYQMADTALNPRQHVREIIGRPLEFYLGLTGRARDQRIAELLNMIELDDSFADRLPEELSGGQKQRISIARALAAEPEVIICDEVTSALDQIVQEGILKLLLTLQERLGLSYLFITHDIATVKAIADEIVVMHMGRVVEQGPKQQILSPPHPDYTELLLSSVPDMDPDWLTKLLNDRTQ; via the coding sequence ATGAAGCCTGATCAAACCAAATCCCGCGATGTGCTGCTGTCGATCACAGATATCTGTATCGAGGGCTACAGCGATGATAAATGGCATCAGATCGTCAAAGGCGTGTCTCTTGAGCTGAGACGAGGCGAGGTACTGGGCCTTATTGGTGAATCAGGGGCGGGGAAATCCACTCTTGGCCTTGCCGCGATGGGGTTTGCCCGGCCCGGCTGCCGGATCACCTCTGGCCAGATCAGCTTTGATGGCCAGGATCTTCTGTCTTTGTCTGAGGCAGAACGGCGGGCGTTGCGTGGCGGGCGGATTGCCTATGTTGCCCAATCTGCTGCGGCTTCATTTAATCCGGCACACCGGCTGCTTGACCAGACCATAGAAGCCACCTTGCGCAGCACTAACAGCTCAGCAGCTGATGCGCATAAAGATGCTGTCCAGCTCTATGATACGCTGCAGCTGCCCTCGCCCCAGACCATAGGTGACCGCTTCACGCATCAGGTCTCCGGCGGCCAGCTGCAGCGGGTGATGACCGCCATGGCGATGTCACCGCGCCCTGATCTGATCATTTTTGACGAGCCCACCACGGCCCTTGATGTCACCACACAGGTTGAGGTTCTGGCCGCTATCCGGGATATCGTGGCGCGCTTTAACACAGCTGCGATTTACATTACCCATGATCTGGCTGTGGTGGCCCAGATGGCGGATAAAATCAAAGTCCTGCGCTATGGCCAGACCATCGAAGATGCGCCGACCCGCCAGATGCTCACCGCCCCGCAGCAGCCCTATACCAAATCTTTATGGGCGGTCCGCTCCATTCAGCGTGATCAGCGCGCCGCAGATGACATTATTTTATCGATGCAGGGGATAGACGCCCGTTATGGCCGCGGCGACAAAGTGCTGGATAATGTGTCTATCAATCTGCCGCGCGGCCGGACCGTGGCGGTGGTCGGCGAATCAGGTTCGGGTAAATCCACCGCAGCCCGTGTGATCACGGGCCTGCTGCCCCAAGAATCAGGCCAGGTCAGCTTTAAGGGCCAGCAGCTGCCTGCAGCCTTGAAACAGCGCAGCCGTGCCCAATTGCAACAGATTCAGATGATCTATCAGATGGCTGATACCGCCTTGAACCCGCGCCAGCATGTGCGCGAAATTATCGGCCGGCCGCTTGAATTCTATCTTGGGCTGACCGGGCGGGCCCGCGATCAGCGCATTGCTGAATTGCTGAATATGATCGAACTTGATGACAGCTTTGCTGACCGTCTGCCTGAAGAATTATCAGGTGGGCAGAAACAACGCATCAGCATCGCCCGTGCGCTGGCCGCTGAACCGGAAGTGATTATCTGTGATGAGGTCACCTCTGCTCTGGACCAGATTGTCCAGGAAGGCATATTGAAGCTGTTGTTGACCCTCCAGGAACGCCTCGGCCTGTCTTATCTGTTCATCACTCATGATATTGCAACCGTCAAAGCGATTGCGGATGAAATTGTGGTGATGCATATGGGCCGGGTTGTGGAACAGGGCCCGAAACAACAGATTCTCTCTCCGCCGCATCCTGACTATACTGAATTGCTGTTATCGTCTGTACCGGACATGGATCCGGACTGGCTGACAAAGCTGCTGAATGATCGCACACAATAG